The sequence CCGCTTCTGCATGCGGGTGAAGGCGTACCAGCGGCGTACGGAGGCGCGGCGGCGGCGGTTGGGGGCCGCGTCCAGGTCGAGCTGCCGGTCGACGGTGATGGGGTGGTGGATCGTGGTGACCAGCGGGGCGCCGAGGTCGCCGAGCAGCCCGTAGCCGAGCGTCTGGTTGTCGTGGATGACGTCGAACTCGCCGCGGCGGGCGGCGAGGTGGCGCCGGGCCCGCAGGCTGAAGGTGAGCGGTTCGGGGAAGCCGCCGGTCCACATGGTGGCGACCTCGGCGGCGTCGATCCAGTCCCGGTACTCGCCGCGCTTCGGGGTACGGAACGGGTCGGGCTGCCGGTAGAGGTCGAGGCTCGGCAGTTCGGTGAGCGGGACGTCCTCGTCGAGCACGGGGTAGGGCTGGGCGCCGATGACTTCGACGCTGTGGCCGAGGCGGGCGAGCTCCCGGGCGAGGTGGCGTACGTAGACGCCCTGTCCGCCGCAGAAAGGATTGCCCTTGTACGTGAGGAGTGCGATGCGCAGGGGGCCGTCTCCGTCGCCCGTGCCCGACGTACCCGGGCCCGTGCGGGGGCCCGACTCTATGGCCTCAGCGGTCACACTCGGCCCCCTTCTCACTGCGTGTTCGCCGGAGCGTAACCGCTCACGCTAATCTAGAACAAGTTATAGACCGGGTCGTTCAATGAGCTACGAATCTACCGGCAGGTAGCGACGGTGCAACGGCGGGATCAGGTGATTCGCGCCACGGCACACACCCTGGCATGCTGTGCGCCGCCGCACCGGCCGTCGCGCCCTCGCGGACGCGGACGCAAGCCACGGGGATGGGACACATGACAGCGGAAGCCAGACCGGCATCGCCGCCCCTGACGGAACGCCAGGAGGCCCGCCGCCGCCGCATCCTGCACGCCAGCGCCCAGCTCGCCGGCAAGGGCGGCTTCGAGGCCGTCCAGATGCGCGAGGTGGCGGAGGCCGCAGGGGTCGCCCTCGGCACCCTGTACCGGTACTTCCCGTCCAAGGTCCACCTCCTCGTCGCCACCATGCAGGACCAGCTCCAGCACATGCACACGACCCTCCGCAAGCGCCCCCCGGCCGGGGACGACGCGGCGGCCCGGGTCACCGACACCCTGATGCGGGCCTTTCGCGCGATGCAGCGCGAACCGCACCTCGCGGACGCGATGGTCCGGGCGCTGACGTTCGCGGACCGCAGCGTGAGCCCCGAGGTGGACACGGTCTCGCGGCTCACGACCGCGATCATCCTGGACGCGATGGGCACCGGCCACCCGACGCCGGAACAGCTCTCCGCCGTCCGGGTGATCGAGCACACCTGGCACTCGGCGCTGATCACCTGGCTCTCGGGCCGGGCGTCGATCGCGCAGGTGCGCACGGACATCGAGACGGTGTGCCGGCTGATCGACCTGTCGGCGCCGGACCCGGCCCCCTAGGGCCTGTCTTCACACTGCCGTCTGCCGGGCGACGACGGCAGTGTGAAGACAGGCCCTGGACCCGGGCGGGCGCCTGCCATGTGCGGCGCCCACACGCCCCGGGGTCCAGGTGGGGTGCCCTGCACCATATCGACGACGGCACGGTGTTCATACGGTTCGGCGACATCACAGGAACACGCCGAGGAGCCGGTCACCATGCCCCGCACAGCCCGCAGATCCCTCAGATCCCTCACCCCCGTCCGTACCGTCGCCGTCCTGGCCGCGGCCGGCCTGCTGCTGACCGGCTGCACCGCCGCCGGGAAGGCGGGCGGGTCCGACTCCGCGGAGTCCGCCGACGACTCGGCCGTGAAGGTCGGCCTGGTGTACTCCAGGACCGGGCTGCTGGCCGACTACGGCAAGCAGTACCGCGACGGCTTCATGGCCGGCCTGGACTACGCCACCAAGGGCACCCGCAAGGCCGGCGGCCACCCCATCGAGGTCACCGAGCAGGACGACGCGGGCGACCCGGGCAAGGCCGTGTCCGCCGCGAAGAACCTCATCGGCAAGGGC comes from Streptomyces sp. Mut1 and encodes:
- a CDS encoding TetR family transcriptional regulator codes for the protein MTAEARPASPPLTERQEARRRRILHASAQLAGKGGFEAVQMREVAEAAGVALGTLYRYFPSKVHLLVATMQDQLQHMHTTLRKRPPAGDDAAARVTDTLMRAFRAMQREPHLADAMVRALTFADRSVSPEVDTVSRLTTAIILDAMGTGHPTPEQLSAVRVIEHTWHSALITWLSGRASIAQVRTDIETVCRLIDLSAPDPAP